Below is a window of bacterium DNA.
CGCGCGTGCCCAGGGCAAAGCTTCGCCGCACCAGCAGGATCAGGCCGACTGCGAGGCAGAGGGGCGACAGGGCCCATATTCCAACGCCAAAGGCCTGGCCGCCGCGGGCGGCGACGAGCCGGGGAATGGGCGCGGTCGGCTGCGGGAAGAGGCTAACACCGATCAGGAACGCCAGCGCGATGAGTGCTGCTCCGGCGGCCCTCGTATACACCTGCCCGGACGCCTTGTGCTTCGGCACTGGCGGCCTCCCGTGCTGCGACGACTGCGACGACGAATGCCCGATGGGCGGTGGCTACACTTCCACTAACATCGGTAGGATCATCGGCTGCCGGCGTGTCCGTTCAAACAGGTACCGTCCCAAGGCCTCCCGGATTGCCGACCTGACGGCCGCCCAGTCCGTGGCACCGCGCTCCCGGCAGCGGGCGACCGCCTCCACGATCTGCTTCTTGCACGCCTCGATCAACTCGCCCGACTCGCGCATGTACACGAACCCGCGCGACACGATGTCCGGCGGCATGAGCAATTCGCCGGTCCGCCGCTCGACCGCGACCAGCGCAATCAGCACGCCGTCTTTGGCCAATTGACGGCGATCCCGCAGCACCACCGGCGCGATGCCGCCGAGGCCGTCCACCAGCACGGACCCGGCATCGACCGCCCCGGTGCGCACCAGCCGGTCCGCCGAGGCGGCGACGATGCTCCCATTCTCCGCTACCAGGCTGCGTTCCTCCGGTATGCCGACGGACGCGCCGAGGCGCCGGTTGAGGACCAGGTGCCGGTATTCGCCGTGGACCGGCAGAAAACACCGGGGCCGGAGGAGGGTCAACATCAGCTTCAGTTCCTCTTGACAGGCGTGTCCCGACGCGTGGACGGGTCCGCCGTGCACGACTTCGGCGCCCTGGCGGTAGAGCTCATTGATGGTCCGGGAGACCATGCTCTCGTTGCCGGGGATCGGCGTGGCCGCCAGAATCACCGTATCCCCGGCCTTGATCACGACGGCGCGGTGCTGTCCGACGGCCATCCGGGTCAGCGCGGACATGGGCTCGCCCTGGCTCCCCGTCGTGAGAATGAGCACGTGGGCGTCCCTAAGCGTCTTGAGGTGATCGACCGGCACCATGGTGCCGCGGGGGATCCGCAGAACGCCGAGATCGGACGCGATCTGGACCGTATCGACCATGCTGCGGCCGACCACCGCCACCTTCCGCTCGTGCCGGGCGGCGGTGTCGAACGCCTGCTGGAGCCGGTGGACGTTGCTGGCGAACGTCGTGACGAGCACCCGGCCGGGCGCCCTCGCGACGATCTCATCCAGCGCGGAGCCGACCACGCGCTCCGACGGCGCGAACCCGGGACGCTCCACGTTGGTCGAGTCCATCAATAACAGCCGCACGCCGGCTTCGC
It encodes the following:
- a CDS encoding ribonuclease J, whose product is MIPLGGLGEIGKNCTVVRVGRDCLIIDAGLMFPEEEDLGIDYVIPDYRALEQAGTIHGVVLTHGHEDHVGSLPYLLRAAPPVGGGPVPVYGMPLTLGLARRRVEETADAPAMHAVACETRRPFAVGPFEVELVHVNHSIPQACAVVVRTPAGTLVCTADFKFDQTPIGERPTDFSRLAEIGEAGVRLLLMDSTNVERPGFAPSERVVGSALDEIVARAPGRVLVTTFASNVHRLQQAFDTAARHERKVAVVGRSMVDTVQIASDLGVLRIPRGTMVPVDHLKTLRDAHVLILTTGSQGEPMSALTRMAVGQHRAVVIKAGDTVILAATPIPGNESMVSRTINELYRQGAEVVHGGPVHASGHACQEELKLMLTLLRPRCFLPVHGEYRHLVLNRRLGASVGIPEERSLVAENGSIVAASADRLVRTGAVDAGSVLVDGLGGIAPVVLRDRRQLAKDGVLIALVAVERRTGELLMPPDIVSRGFVYMRESGELIEACKKQIVEAVARCRERGATDWAAVRSAIREALGRYLFERTRRQPMILPMLVEV